The window GCCTCCTGCACGAGCTGGTCAATACGGGAGAGGGCTGCCCCCGCGCTGTTTGCATGGACTGTGGTCAAACCCCCCGGATGACCGGTATTCCACGCCTTGAGCAGCGCGAGCGCCTCCCTCCCCCGTATCTCCCCGATCACGATGCGGTCGGGTCGCAGGCGCATCGTGGCGCGCACCAGCCGCGTGAGATCGATGTCGTCAGTGGTTCTGAGCTGGACGTGATTGGCGGCCGAGCACTGCAGCTCGACCGTGTCTTCGAGAATCACGAAGCGTTCGGCGGGACCCGCCAGCTCGACAGCCTCGCGCAGCAGCGCGTTCGCGAGCGTGGTCTTCCCGGAGCCCGTGCCTCCACAGATGACGAGGTTCTGGCGATGGCCGAGCGCTTCCCGGAGAGCTTCTCGTGCGCCGGGATCCAGGATCCCCTGGCCCACGTACTCATCGAGCGTGTGGACTCGGATCGCGCGCTTCCGGATCGCGAAGACCGGTCCGGCCGAGATCGGAGAAACTACGCCGTGGAAACGGCTGCCGTCGAACGGGAGTTCGACCTCGAGAAGCGGGGTCTCCTCGTTGATCTCAGTGTCCGCGAGCGCGGCTACCGTCCCGAGCAGGTTCTCGGCCTGCGAGCGACTCATCGTGCTGCCGAGCGGTGCAACGCCAGACACCAGGCGCTCGACCCAGAGCTCGCCGTCGGCGTTCAGCATCACCTCGACGACGGCCGGGGCAGCGAGCGCCGTGAGCACGTCGCTGCCAAGCTCGCGGCGAAGCTTGTCGCGGAGACGCTTGTCTCGTTGCTGGCGGAGGTCGATCGGTGAGGGGCTCATGGGGAGCCCCGGGGTAGAGCAATTGGTGTGCCAGGGACGATGTTAGACCAGAGCTATTGTCGAGGGATCGCGAACCATGAGTGCCGAGGCGGACTTGGGACAGGTCGGACGTGAAAACACGTCACGGGTTTTCTGTATCGAGCACGTGTGAACAGGTTCGTTGGCTGGAGGGAGCCCACCAAGCGCGACCAAACAAAGCACGATCGTCGACACGTGGGGCGTCTATGAAGAAGCTCTCGGTCGTGGACTCGCGTGCAAAGCGTCCCTGACTGCTCGCGCCCTCGGCCCTTTTCCTTCTCCTGGATGGTCTTCGTGCTCGCCTATGAGGCTCCAGTACTTCTCAGGCATCTTACCGATGGACTCTCGCCGTGCGCGTCTCTGATTCCGCGAGGGAAGCAGTCTGAACGTTTTCCGCGTTCGCGGCGCCTTCAGGAGCTGATCGCGAATCGCGCAACCTAGAACTTCGACCAAGAGAGAAGGAACCGCATTTCCAAGAAGCCTCTGAACCTGATTTCTGCTGAAATCTAGATCGATGTTTTCGGGAAACGTCTGAAGGCGGCACATCTCAAGCGCAGTGAGGCGGCGATTCGCCCAGTGAAACGGACCAATGTGGGGACCGGGCTGCGCCTGAATCGTCCACGACGGCCTCACCTTGGCGAGTTTCAGGAGGAAGCTCCAGTAGCGTTTGCGCCACCCGAACAACGGGTAACCCTGGCCTCGGTTCGTGTGGAATAGGTAGTTCTCACCCTCGGGAATAGACGGCAACAGGTCGCCCCACTTCCCTCCTACCTTCAAGCCATCTTCGCCACGGGGGTTCCGGGGGAGATCGCCAATGGCATCCCAAGCCGTCATGTATGGCTCGAGACCGTTGCCGATGTCTTCCGAAAGAACATCGCTGGAACGATGGGTGGGAGAAGGAAAGGTGAATGGCTCTCCATCTCGGCTACCGACAATGAACACCCGTTCACGTGTCTGCGGAACACCGTAGTCGGCGGCATTCAGTACGGCCCAACTGAAAGAGTAGTTCGTTCGGGCCTCCTTGTTGACCAGTTCAATGCCGCGTTTGAGAAACTCGAGCCCCTCAGCCTTGCCAGAGAAGGCAAGACCAGGCACGTTTTCGAGCAGAAACGCCCTGGGACGAATATCAGAAAGCACCCGAAGGTACTCACCCAAAGTGCCGGCTCGTGGATCATCCAGGCGAAGTGCATCGCCAGACGCCCAGTATCCAGACTTCGAAAAGGGCTGGCATGGCGGGCCGCCAGTTAGCAGGTCGGCGTCACCAGGGCCGAAGCCTGCCTTGTCGAGAATCGACCTCGATGAAATCTCATGGATGTCGCCTTGCAGGAGGCTCCAGTGCCTATTCTGCCCGAGGGAGCGACATGCAGCCTTATCCATCTCGACTGCAGCGGTGGTCTTGAACCCTGCAGCCTCGGTTCCGAAATCAAGGCCACCAACACCCGTGAACAGGCTAATCGCCTTCAGACTCAACTCTCACCCCTGGTGCTCGCCGCAATCCGCGTCCCGCAGTACCGTACCACTGACTCGGGCCGGAGAGTCGCTAGCTCATGTGTCAACCATGGTCATTGTATTGAGAGTACAAGCTTGAGCATCGTAGTCAAGCTGCGCTCCGCCATGGAGCGCTATGGCCAACGTGCAGGGGAACAGATGACCTACGAGCGCTTGGCAACAGCAACAGGGCTCTCTAGAGCGACCCTTGAAGCAATCGGCTCCCGCCCTGAATACAACCCGACGCTAGCGACGATCGAAAGGCTCTGCGTAGCGCTCGAGTGTGATCCGGGGGAACTGCTTGAACTCGAACGGCCTCGGAAGACAGTCGTCCCTGGTTCGGCCTAGCAGTGGGCATCAGGCTCTCCAAGGAAGACCTTCGTCTCACGCTTGAGACGGCGGTCAACGTGGCGCGTTCCCCAGCGACCGTACCTGCCCTCTGGACTACTCGGGTCGAGGAGCTAGGTCGATTGGGGGTCAAGACATACATCGCGGCCCTGGGCGGAGCCTTGCTTGCGAAGGCCACGGACCCCGAGGTCGACAGTCTCACGCAAGATCAATCAGCAGGCTCACACGGATACAGTCTTCGCTCAGCAGCGGAGCTGCTCGCCAAGGAGAACAAGGGGCGCTACCACCTCGGCACCGCCAGCAAGAACCCGCTGAACAATCGCCCCTTCTTGGGTGGTCCTAGCCGCATCGACGAGTTCGAGAAGATCCACCCAAAGGCACGACCCGCGTATCTGTTGTTTCGCGACTGCCTAGTGGATCTCGACAGCCTTGCCGGGGATGAGGCTGCGCAGGCGCTGGCCGCTTTCCTCCGCGTTCGGATGTCCACCGGAGATGAGGCTGAGCAAGCAGCTCTCTCCTCTGACTCGGGAATCGGCATCGAGCAGTTGCTTGGCGTTGCAGAGCGATTTGTACAGCAAGAACCTGAGCATGGCCGGCGAGCCCAGGCGTTCGCTGCAGCGGTGCTCGACTGCGCTTTTCCTTACGTGGAGCTTCAGCCAATTCACAGCCCGCACCCAGGAGACGTTCGGGTGGTTCGGGATTCAATTGTACAGTTCCCGGTAGAGGTGAAACAGGTAGCTGCAGATGAAGCCGTTGCTCTCGAACTTGCATCTGCCGCTCAGCAAATGGGCGCGAAGAGCGCACTCCTTTTCGTCGTGGCACAAGACCATCGTCCGCTGAATCGCGAACGGATCCGGCGGAAAGCAATGCAGACATACGGCGTATCCGTAGAGATCTGCGAATCGGTCCGCGAACTCGTTGGAGCGGTTGCTGTCTTCACCGGAGGCTCGCTCGAGGCGATTCAACGGCTTCTACCGACTCGCTACGCGGCGAGGATGCGCGAGCACGAAGTGAGCATTGAGGGGCAGCAAAGATGGAAGGAAATGGTAGAAGCTCGGGGCAGGAGCCAAGGCGACCTATGAGCCCAATGTCAGGATTTCCCTCCGGCTTGTGGCTGAATGCGACCCTCGTAGGCCGGCTAGCCGTTTCTTGGAAATTGCTACCGCCGGTCTCGAATCGCCTCCACATTCGCGAGCGCTATGCGAGCGCGAACGGCCACACTGTCTCGTCGCTGACGGTGCATCCGTTGTCGTACCCCGGGCGAGCTGGCGGATTTCCGCCGCGGAAAAAGGCAGGGCGCTACGAGTCTCACCGCAGCGAGAGGGGTTTTGAACTCTCGGGACCCGCGGCGGATCGTCGCGGACGATGGGAAAAGTGCTTCGCAAAGGAGTCTGGTGGTCTTCAGCGGTTCGTGTTGTTCTCCCTAGGCTTGGACGGAAGAGCTGCCCATCTCTTGGGCACTGCTTGCGTGGGATGTCGAGGTTTGGGCAGCAGCGCATACCGAGCAGAGCTTTGGGCGCTGGCTCGTCGGAACACAACGCTGGGGGCCCATGCCACCCAATGAGCCCAATCTGGTTGAAGCCATGTTCCGTAGTGAGGTGCAGGCTGCGATGGAACGCGCGGAGTTAATTTCAGCGATCGAACTCAACTAGGTCCTGCCTGCGCCACGCCGCGAGTTGAGGCACTAGCCGCCGAAGGCGCCGCGGCCGGCCCTTCCGGCTCGGCGGATCTGCGCAGTCTGAAGCCAGTGCCAGGCGAAGGCGGCTAGGTTGCTCACTTCTTGCCCGCGGATCGAAGGATTCAGCCGGCCTGGTTCGTTCTCACCGCCCCATCCAGCCGACGGTGCAGGAGCGAGGCTAGCGTCAGCATGTCGAGTGCGTCGTGTTCGTTGATTGCCCAGTGAATCTTCGGCGCGTGCGCGGTGACGTTTCGGAAGGTACCGAAGAGACCCTTGATGAGGTTCATTAGGCCGCGGTGCTCACTGATCTCAGTCTCACTAGAAATCGCGTTGAAGGCGACCCTAGGATGCCCGGGTTTCTTGAAGCCGAACGCCTGGTCCACAAGCTCCGCCCCGTCCATCGTCAAGCCGGACAGATCTCTGATCTTGTCCGCCACGCTCTTCGTTGCCTCGAACACCGCGTGGAAGTAGTTGTCTTGCAGCAACTCGGCTCTGCAGAATCGAATCACGTCGCCATGGACTCGCCGGTCCTGCAGAGACCGGCGTAGCTTGCCGGCGCGCGCGACAGCCTCGGGAATCGTGGCAGCTAAGGTCGCCTTCTCTAGCCGCCCATCAGGTCTCATCGATAGACCGGAGAACGAGAGGGCCGCGTTGAGCTCAGCTCTCCGCTCCTCAAAGGCATGCTGCGCCCTCAAGTAGCGAACGGGATTCATCGCCTTCTCTATGAAGGCTGCAACGTGGTTCCCGCACCGGTCCGACTTCTGGCGGCTTGCAAGGGCTTCGTACAATCGATGCCTCTTCGTGTGCCCAGGCAGCGGATCCGAAATGCCGCAGTCAGCGAGCAACCGACCGATCTCACTTCCAGTCAGTCCCTCGTCGGAATCGGCCAACAGGTCGCAGATCGCACGGAGCGCTTGATCCTCAAACTCTCTCACCATATCAGGGCAATCTAAGGGCTATTTCAGATTCCTCGGCTGTTTTCCGTAGCCCGATTCGAGTTCATCTAGCGACAACTTGTTGGAATCAACAAGCTTTTGCAACGCGGCCAGCGACAGGTCCTGCAAGTCCATCGCTTCGAAGCCCTGGAAGAACTTCCGGACAGCACGTACCAGCCGCTCCAGTTCCTGCTTTCGCACGATCTCCACTTCCTGCAAGAACGACGCTGAGCTGCCTACTTTGTGGGTCGGAATCACCATGAGCTTGCGAGCCTCGGTCCCCGGATAGTGCTTCTTGAACCATGCCCACGAGCGATTCATCTGGTCGGTCTCGGCCTTTTTGATCTCGGTCCTGTTAGTGCTCACCTCGTTCTTGCATTCCCACAGGATGTAGCGATCCGCGCCAACCGCCCAGAGATTGTCCGGCCCTTCCTTCCACTCCTTGTCCGGACGCTCGCCTTTGAAGCCAAGGGCGGCACTTAGCTCATCTAGCGCCCGTTCGAAGCTGTCAGCCTTAACACCGAACGCCAGGTTAGACAGAATATCGCCGACCGCGACGATGAGTTGCTCGTAGTCCTCGTGTTCGCCGACCCACTTGGCGATCCGTTCCATCCGTCCCTCGCTCACAATCGTAAGTCTCTTGACGGCGACTCCTTGCTCAGGCTTCAGCAGGAGTTTGTTCTTTAGAAACGCGTCTCGTTGAAGCTTGCGCGAATCTGCCTGCCTGGCGCTATGGGAGTACCGAGCCATTTCTTGCAGGAACCACGCGCGGTCCCGCTCATCGGCGAGTTCTTCGTCTAGGATCTTCTGAAGCGCCTTTGTTGCCCCCTCGTGGTCCCCGCTCTGGAACAGCTGCTCCGCCTCTAGCTCTCGTGAGTAGAGTTCGAGCACCCGCTTGTTCACGCCAGAGGGCTCCACGGCTTCCATTCGCTCCGCGTAGAAGGCCTTCCACCCATCATCTCGATTCAGGCACTGCCGAATCAGGTCCCCAAGTGCCTTTCCCGGCTCCTTGCCCGAGTCGATCTCCTCTTGCGCCATTTCGGCAACGTCGAGCCCGATCTCGATCTGAGTGTTCATTTGGCTCGACAGGAACTTCCGGGAGTTCTTGTCGCGTACCAAGCGGGTAAGCTCCGTCCCCGTCATCACGACTACCGAATAGTCCTTCTCACCACGAACACTACGGCCGAAACCCTGCTCGACAGTGCGAACTGTTCGCATCAGAGTGGCATCGCTCGTAGGACGACAACCCTCGTGATACAGGTCCACAAGGCTCTCGGAGTACGGGCGCGAGTCGAAGACCAAGACCCGGCACGCGGCGTCCGGCAAATCGATCCCGTCATATCGATTCACCAGCACCAGGCTCTTCTCGTGCTTTCCACTCAGCAGGGCATCGACGGCGTCACTCACCGTCGTCTTGTCCGCGACCGTCGCCCCGTACTTCTTCCAGTCCTGAGATCCCTTGAAGCTTGGCGTGAGCGCGACAACGCCATACTTCCGCTTCGTGTTGGGACGAGCGAAGAGATTCACCACCTCACTACGCGTGAGCACGTCGTCAATAAGCGACGGAATCAAGACCATCTTCTCACCCGACCAATGCTCTTCGTCATAGGTCAGAGGGTCGTCGATTGTATCCGGATGGAGTCGAAGTCCCTTCACAAGAAACGCGTCGTCAGTCACTGTCGCCGACATGAAGACCCGATGCTCAGCATCCCAATAACTTCCGAAGGCGTCCAGCGGTGGCACGTAAGGCTCAATTTCAATGGCAGCACCTGAGACGATGCACTGACAATCGGCGAGGGAGTCCTTTAGAAGCGGCCAGGTAAACCTGATCGATTTTTCTCCGGAGTGCTTGGAGAGATGGTGCGCAACGTCGGCCTCGTGTTCGGACCATGCCCAATATGGAACCG is drawn from bacterium and contains these coding sequences:
- the trbB gene encoding P-type conjugative transfer ATPase TrbB, whose amino-acid sequence is MSPSPIDLRQQRDKRLRDKLRRELGSDVLTALAAPAVVEVMLNADGELWVERLVSGVAPLGSTMSRSQAENLLGTVAALADTEINEETPLLEVELPFDGSRFHGVVSPISAGPVFAIRKRAIRVHTLDEYVGQGILDPGAREALREALGHRQNLVICGGTGSGKTTLANALLREAVELAGPAERFVILEDTVELQCSAANHVQLRTTDDIDLTRLVRATMRLRPDRIVIGEIRGREALALLKAWNTGHPGGLTTVHANSAGAALSRIDQLVQEA
- the dcm gene encoding DNA (cytosine-5-)-methyltransferase, which gives rise to MSLKAISLFTGVGGLDFGTEAAGFKTTAAVEMDKAACRSLGQNRHWSLLQGDIHEISSRSILDKAGFGPGDADLLTGGPPCQPFSKSGYWASGDALRLDDPRAGTLGEYLRVLSDIRPRAFLLENVPGLAFSGKAEGLEFLKRGIELVNKEARTNYSFSWAVLNAADYGVPQTRERVFIVGSRDGEPFTFPSPTHRSSDVLSEDIGNGLEPYMTAWDAIGDLPRNPRGEDGLKVGGKWGDLLPSIPEGENYLFHTNRGQGYPLFGWRKRYWSFLLKLAKVRPSWTIQAQPGPHIGPFHWANRRLTALEMCRLQTFPENIDLDFSRNQVQRLLGNAVPSLLVEVLGCAIRDQLLKAPRTRKTFRLLPSRNQRRARRESIGKMPEKYWSLIGEHEDHPGEGKGPRARAVRDALHASPRPRASS
- a CDS encoding helix-turn-helix transcriptional regulator is translated as MERYGQRAGEQMTYERLATATGLSRATLEAIGSRPEYNPTLATIERLCVALECDPGELLELERPRKTVVPGSA
- a CDS encoding restriction endonuclease, SacI family, translated to MGIRLSKEDLRLTLETAVNVARSPATVPALWTTRVEELGRLGVKTYIAALGGALLAKATDPEVDSLTQDQSAGSHGYSLRSAAELLAKENKGRYHLGTASKNPLNNRPFLGGPSRIDEFEKIHPKARPAYLLFRDCLVDLDSLAGDEAAQALAAFLRVRMSTGDEAEQAALSSDSGIGIEQLLGVAERFVQQEPEHGRRAQAFAAAVLDCAFPYVELQPIHSPHPGDVRVVRDSIVQFPVEVKQVAADEAVALELASAAQQMGAKSALLFVVAQDHRPLNRERIRRKAMQTYGVSVEICESVRELVGAVAVFTGGSLEAIQRLLPTRYAARMREHEVSIEGQQRWKEMVEARGRSQGDL
- a CDS encoding TIGR02391 family protein; amino-acid sequence: MVREFEDQALRAICDLLADSDEGLTGSEIGRLLADCGISDPLPGHTKRHRLYEALASRQKSDRCGNHVAAFIEKAMNPVRYLRAQHAFEERRAELNAALSFSGLSMRPDGRLEKATLAATIPEAVARAGKLRRSLQDRRVHGDVIRFCRAELLQDNYFHAVFEATKSVADKIRDLSGLTMDGAELVDQAFGFKKPGHPRVAFNAISSETEISEHRGLMNLIKGLFGTFRNVTAHAPKIHWAINEHDALDMLTLASLLHRRLDGAVRTNQAG
- a CDS encoding DEAD/DEAH box helicase family protein, whose translation is MVDFKKKLAAKKVKSPVEPIALYDTLDRAVDKGPLRPAQAAVLGEWHKKCRKQRDVIVKLHTGQGKTLIGLLMLQARLNEGKGPALYLCPNLHLVEQTLEQAGQFGIRTCVADPELPDEFVDGKAILVTSAQKLFNGLTRFGLHTGCVPVGTLMIDDAHACSDAIRNACRIRVERKEAAYQALLDLFARALEQQGLGTHADIQNGKYDALLPVPYWAWSEHEADVAHHLSKHSGEKSIRFTWPLLKDSLADCQCIVSGAAIEIEPYVPPLDAFGSYWDAEHRVFMSATVTDDAFLVKGLRLHPDTIDDPLTYDEEHWSGEKMVLIPSLIDDVLTRSEVVNLFARPNTKRKYGVVALTPSFKGSQDWKKYGATVADKTTVSDAVDALLSGKHEKSLVLVNRYDGIDLPDAACRVLVFDSRPYSESLVDLYHEGCRPTSDATLMRTVRTVEQGFGRSVRGEKDYSVVVMTGTELTRLVRDKNSRKFLSSQMNTQIEIGLDVAEMAQEEIDSGKEPGKALGDLIRQCLNRDDGWKAFYAERMEAVEPSGVNKRVLELYSRELEAEQLFQSGDHEGATKALQKILDEELADERDRAWFLQEMARYSHSARQADSRKLQRDAFLKNKLLLKPEQGVAVKRLTIVSEGRMERIAKWVGEHEDYEQLIVAVGDILSNLAFGVKADSFERALDELSAALGFKGERPDKEWKEGPDNLWAVGADRYILWECKNEVSTNRTEIKKAETDQMNRSWAWFKKHYPGTEARKLMVIPTHKVGSSASFLQEVEIVRKQELERLVRAVRKFFQGFEAMDLQDLSLAALQKLVDSNKLSLDELESGYGKQPRNLK